The following are from one region of the Bacillus methanolicus MGA3 genome:
- a CDS encoding aspartate aminotransferase family protein has product MVKKNHSIQSLKAQDERLIWHAMKPYNPDATIVVTKAEGSWITDSDGKRYLDAMAGLWCVNVGYGRKELADAAYEQLKEMAYYPLTQSHVPAIKLAEKLNELLEDEYVIFFSNSGSEANETAFKIARQYHQQNGDYNRYKIVSRYRAYHGNTMGALSATGQAQRKYKYEPLAPGFVHVAPPDSYRDETNVSDPSKLSSVQEIDRVMTWELSETIAAMIMEPIITGGGILVPPEGYMKAAKEVCEKHGALLIVDEVICGFGRTGKPFGFMNYGVKPDIITMAKGITSAYLPLSATAVKKGIYDAFKGEDEYEFFRHVNTFGGSPAACALAIKNIQIMEEEKLFDRSKDLGEKVLTELQNLLRGHPYVGDVRGKGFLIGIELVKDKQTKEPLNASLVNEVIALCKKEGLLIGKNGTTVAGYNNVLVLSPPLNIPEDDIDFLIKVLTDSLEKMK; this is encoded by the coding sequence ATGGTGAAAAAAAACCATTCAATACAATCGTTGAAGGCTCAAGATGAAAGACTTATTTGGCATGCGATGAAACCTTATAATCCGGATGCTACCATAGTCGTCACAAAGGCAGAAGGATCTTGGATAACGGATAGTGACGGGAAGCGCTATTTGGATGCGATGGCAGGGCTGTGGTGCGTAAATGTCGGCTACGGCAGAAAAGAGCTTGCTGATGCTGCATATGAACAATTGAAGGAAATGGCATACTATCCACTTACCCAGAGCCATGTCCCTGCAATTAAACTTGCAGAAAAATTGAATGAACTATTAGAAGATGAATATGTGATTTTCTTTTCTAACAGCGGTTCTGAAGCAAATGAAACAGCATTTAAAATAGCCCGCCAATATCATCAACAAAATGGAGATTATAATCGATACAAAATTGTTTCACGGTACCGTGCTTATCATGGCAATACGATGGGAGCTCTTTCTGCAACCGGTCAGGCCCAGCGAAAATACAAATATGAGCCGCTGGCGCCGGGTTTTGTTCATGTAGCTCCGCCTGACAGCTACCGAGATGAAACAAACGTCAGCGATCCAAGCAAGCTTTCATCAGTTCAGGAAATCGACCGCGTGATGACTTGGGAATTGAGCGAAACGATTGCCGCGATGATTATGGAACCAATAATAACTGGAGGGGGAATTCTTGTTCCGCCGGAAGGATATATGAAAGCAGCAAAAGAGGTTTGTGAGAAACATGGGGCTCTCTTAATTGTTGACGAAGTGATATGCGGTTTCGGCCGTACAGGAAAGCCGTTCGGTTTTATGAATTATGGTGTAAAACCTGATATCATCACGATGGCGAAGGGAATCACAAGCGCCTATTTGCCGCTTTCGGCAACAGCTGTGAAAAAAGGAATATACGATGCATTCAAGGGTGAAGACGAATACGAATTTTTCCGCCATGTGAACACATTTGGGGGCAGCCCTGCCGCGTGCGCCCTTGCCATAAAAAACATTCAAATAATGGAAGAAGAAAAGTTGTTTGACCGATCAAAAGATTTGGGGGAAAAGGTCTTAACCGAACTGCAAAATCTCCTCCGGGGTCATCCTTATGTCGGTGACGTTCGCGGAAAAGGATTTCTAATCGGGATTGAACTTGTAAAAGATAAACAAACGAAAGAACCGCTGAATGCAAGCCTTGTAAATGAAGTAATCGCTCTTTGCAAAAAGGAAGGTCTTTTAATCGGTAAGAATGGAACAACTGTTGCCGGCTATAACAATGTTTTGGTGCTTTCCCCGCCATTAAATATTCCGGAGGATGACATAGATTTTCTAATAAAAGTTCTTACTGATTCGCTCGAGAAAATGAAGTAA
- a CDS encoding C40 family peptidase, with product MRKRLLTVTAAVGFLFTSFNGTASAHEKIHTVKYGESLWEISKKYNVSVSNLQKWNHLSGSKIYPGQKLTLLAPHSHSSGTASKSGTVTYTVKSGESLWTIARKFGMTVSELKKINKLSRDTIHPGQKLLIKSTKTAVDSVSYSNVNALIAEAKKYIGVPYAWGGSTPSGFDCSGYLNYVYKKVGISIPRTVASIWNATKKVSSPRVGDIVFFETNNNGPSHAGIYLGNNKFIHAGSSTGVTISDKNSSYWGPRYIGARTAF from the coding sequence TTGAGAAAACGACTGTTGACTGTTACAGCTGCTGTCGGGTTCTTGTTTACTTCATTTAACGGAACTGCAAGTGCGCATGAAAAAATACATACTGTTAAATACGGTGAATCGCTTTGGGAAATTTCAAAAAAATATAACGTTTCAGTGAGTAATCTTCAAAAATGGAATCATCTTTCCGGCTCAAAAATTTATCCAGGTCAGAAGCTGACATTATTGGCTCCGCACAGCCACTCAAGCGGAACTGCATCAAAAAGCGGAACGGTTACCTATACGGTAAAATCCGGGGAAAGTTTATGGACAATTGCTAGAAAATTTGGGATGACTGTTAGTGAGCTAAAAAAAATAAATAAGCTAAGCCGTGATACCATCCATCCTGGTCAAAAACTATTAATAAAATCTACCAAGACTGCGGTTGATTCGGTTTCTTATTCAAATGTTAATGCTCTGATAGCAGAAGCCAAAAAGTATATTGGCGTTCCGTATGCATGGGGAGGAAGTACTCCTTCCGGTTTTGACTGCAGCGGTTACTTAAATTATGTATATAAAAAAGTAGGCATTTCGATTCCGAGAACAGTTGCATCTATCTGGAATGCAACCAAAAAAGTTTCATCTCCAAGAGTTGGAGATATCGTATTCTTTGAAACTAATAATAATGGACCTTCACATGCTGGAATTTACCTAGGCAACAATAAATTTATCCATGCTGGTTCTTCTACAGGAGTAACAATAAGTGATAAGAATTCATCTTATTGGGGCCCTCGTTATATTGGCGCGAGAACTGCATTTTAA
- a CDS encoding yteA family sporulation protein produces MLTNKQLSAFRQILQEQKQDLNRYRENDHFGLTRGHDHESMGELSSYDNHPADDGTELFEREKDIALNEHYQLELKNIEKALHAIDQGTYGKCEVCGKDIPVERLEALPTTTYCKEHSPDQAVSRQRPIEEGVLMPPFGKFDLDDQNESVAYDAEDSWQEVAEWGTSETPSDFIEPADHYNDVNIESYENIGYVEDYENFIGTDIEGKNIIVYPNGQHERYEEELDEEGIMTSFGDLPAYEHDPYVKKNKEK; encoded by the coding sequence GTGCTCACCAATAAGCAACTATCTGCCTTCCGCCAAATACTGCAGGAACAGAAGCAAGATTTAAACCGGTACCGGGAAAATGATCATTTTGGTTTAACCAGAGGGCATGATCATGAATCAATGGGAGAGCTGTCAAGTTACGATAATCATCCAGCAGACGATGGTACGGAATTATTTGAAAGAGAAAAAGATATTGCTTTAAATGAACATTATCAACTTGAACTAAAAAACATCGAAAAGGCGTTACATGCAATTGATCAAGGGACATATGGGAAATGTGAAGTTTGCGGGAAAGACATTCCGGTTGAGCGTCTGGAAGCTTTGCCGACAACAACCTATTGTAAAGAACACAGCCCAGATCAGGCTGTATCGCGTCAAAGGCCGATAGAAGAAGGAGTTTTAATGCCCCCTTTTGGCAAGTTTGACTTGGATGATCAAAATGAATCTGTTGCTTATGATGCTGAGGACTCATGGCAGGAGGTAGCAGAGTGGGGAACATCCGAAACTCCGTCAGATTTTATCGAACCAGCGGATCATTATAATGATGTAAACATTGAATCATATGAAAATATTGGGTATGTTGAGGACTATGAAAATTTTATTGGTACCGATATTGAAGGAAAAAATATCATCGTTTATCCTAATGGCCAGCATGAAAGGTACGAAGAAGAATTAGATGAAGAAGGAATTATGACATCTTTCGGGGACTTGCCGGCGTATGAACATGACCCTTATGTTAAAAAAAATAAAGAAAAATAA
- a CDS encoding FAD-dependent oxidoreductase yields the protein MFEKIFEPFKIGKLELKNRLVVPAMVTNYCNPDGTATERYIAYHEAKAKGGWGLIITENYGIDEHSRGFDRAGGLWSDDQIESHAKLTERIHMHGGKIAAQIYHAGRQTGSQITGVQPIAPSPIEDPTIGEIPHELTKAEIKELVEKFGDAALRAKKAGFDAVEIHGAHGYLINQFLSTFSNKRTDEYGGTIINRTRFAVEIIENVRKKVGDDFPILFRISTDEFVEGGLTIEDTKVIARILEQAGIDAIHCSTGVYKTMQYVIQPTAVPHGFSVHLAAEIKKVVSIPVIAVGRINDPFIAESVLLSEKADLISMGRASLADPDFPNKVKEGKLDDIIQCMGCVQGCIGRIVKGLDVRCVLNPLTGKENEFAVEPAKEKKKVFVAGGGIAGMQSAIIAARRGHEVHLYEKDNKLGGQWLLAAVPPSKAELNTFTIWQKNQLDKLGVHVHLNADLNENLVEKEKPDAVIIATGAKPFVPNIPGVNLPEVVIAQDVLAGKKDVGQSVVVVGGGLVGAETAAHLANHGKKVVIIEMLDEIVKDGEPAVKHFLLKDLHEHHVEIITSATVKEIKQGSIIIEKDHVMKEIGDVDNVVIAVGSKPENALNDKLQGKVEKIITVGDAIKVRKALEAVEEGYKAGLAV from the coding sequence ATGTTTGAAAAAATATTTGAACCTTTCAAGATAGGAAAGTTAGAACTAAAAAATAGGCTGGTAGTTCCTGCAATGGTTACGAACTATTGTAACCCAGATGGAACAGCTACAGAAAGGTATATAGCATACCATGAAGCAAAAGCTAAAGGCGGCTGGGGACTAATCATTACTGAAAACTATGGAATTGACGAACATTCCAGAGGATTTGACAGAGCTGGAGGACTGTGGTCAGACGATCAAATCGAAAGTCATGCAAAACTAACAGAAAGAATCCATATGCACGGAGGAAAGATCGCAGCTCAAATTTATCATGCCGGAAGACAAACCGGGAGCCAAATAACAGGAGTGCAGCCAATAGCGCCTTCTCCAATCGAAGATCCTACAATTGGTGAAATTCCGCATGAGTTGACAAAAGCAGAAATTAAGGAATTAGTTGAAAAGTTTGGAGATGCAGCATTAAGAGCGAAAAAAGCGGGTTTTGATGCTGTAGAAATCCATGGAGCTCACGGTTATTTAATCAATCAATTCTTATCGACGTTTTCCAATAAGAGAACGGATGAATATGGCGGAACAATCATAAATAGAACACGTTTTGCTGTAGAAATTATCGAAAATGTACGTAAAAAAGTTGGAGATGATTTTCCAATTTTATTCAGAATATCGACAGATGAATTTGTTGAGGGCGGCCTCACAATCGAAGATACAAAAGTCATCGCAAGAATTCTTGAACAGGCAGGAATTGATGCGATTCATTGTTCCACCGGTGTATATAAGACTATGCAGTATGTGATTCAGCCGACAGCTGTACCTCATGGCTTTTCAGTCCACCTTGCTGCAGAAATTAAAAAGGTTGTATCGATTCCAGTAATCGCAGTAGGAAGAATCAATGATCCGTTTATTGCTGAATCTGTACTTTTATCAGAAAAAGCAGATTTAATATCCATGGGTAGAGCATCTTTAGCCGATCCGGATTTTCCGAATAAAGTAAAAGAAGGAAAGCTTGATGATATCATACAATGTATGGGATGTGTGCAAGGCTGCATCGGTAGAATCGTAAAAGGTTTGGATGTAAGATGTGTATTAAATCCTTTAACAGGAAAAGAAAATGAATTTGCGGTAGAACCGGCAAAAGAAAAGAAAAAGGTATTCGTGGCAGGAGGCGGCATCGCCGGTATGCAATCAGCGATCATTGCGGCTAGACGCGGCCATGAAGTCCACTTATATGAAAAAGATAACAAATTAGGCGGACAATGGTTATTAGCAGCCGTTCCACCAAGCAAAGCGGAATTAAATACATTTACGATCTGGCAAAAAAATCAGTTGGATAAACTGGGAGTTCATGTTCATTTGAATGCAGATTTAAATGAAAACCTTGTAGAAAAAGAAAAACCTGATGCTGTCATTATTGCAACAGGCGCGAAACCGTTTGTACCAAACATCCCTGGAGTTAACTTGCCTGAAGTGGTGATAGCTCAGGATGTACTAGCAGGCAAAAAAGATGTAGGCCAGTCAGTCGTTGTTGTAGGAGGCGGATTGGTGGGTGCAGAGACAGCAGCACACCTGGCCAATCACGGAAAGAAAGTTGTTATTATTGAAATGCTAGATGAAATCGTAAAAGACGGTGAACCGGCAGTTAAACATTTCCTTCTTAAAGATTTACATGAACATCATGTAGAAATTATTACATCTGCCACAGTAAAAGAAATTAAGCAAGGATCGATTATAATTGAAAAAGATCATGTCATGAAAGAAATTGGTGATGTTGATAACGTTGTCATTGCAGTAGGTTCAAAACCTGAAAATGCACTTAACGATAAACTGCAAGGTAAGGTAGAGAAAATCATTACCGTAGGCGACGCAATAAAAGTTAGAAAAGCACTCGAAGCTGTGGAAGAGGGCTACAAAGCAGGTTTGGCTGTATAA
- a CDS encoding nitrous oxide reductase family maturation protein NosD produces MPLASELIVPTFFPTITAAIAAASDFDTVRVLPGTYNEGTIFVNKSIQLLGAQAGVDARNRIDVPESIITGTGDNPGDALIIVQADNVVIDGFTVEGNSAGPGITLPTSAGAPLSGHWIFNNIIRNNVFGLYLNSSGTNYTQVRNNFFDNNNQVGVANANGIYSDQGISNALIDNNLFKNHVGTSINFAFAGIPANHVVVSRNQITDAAIRLLETEDIKIYDNIISSQVGSGIFFAGGTNRTEIEGNQILNNLTRGIAVTLQLGETTNPNTNIRAKHNSIVGNATGLEVETGAYDVTGANRFLDATENWWGSSTGPTYVLNPLGTGDAVFDPDDVAIVIPFLRDDPLQEPPGTCVIQPLVREASASTRTFVAATKAAAATAARTNAGTLAQAIGNLPGVWPEIRDYEAPNNASLFGEPAIVWEDFSAAPGELRYFSQAFQDVSNFPTSHVVFATVFTDNAHRLFIEEYDAGGALVQSITPPGGLNDGLMIAAAGTTTDTTPPLNWQKLRQYSKVFTPTQSGNFIVITVEALNYNSLGPNNPAGVSFVADFYKNNL; encoded by the coding sequence ATGCCTTTAGCAAGTGAACTTATCGTACCAACCTTTTTTCCTACGATAACTGCAGCAATTGCAGCGGCAAGCGATTTTGATACCGTCCGTGTCCTGCCTGGAACGTATAACGAAGGGACAATATTTGTTAACAAAAGTATTCAATTGTTAGGTGCCCAAGCTGGCGTAGATGCAAGAAATAGAATTGATGTACCAGAATCTATCATAACCGGCACAGGAGATAACCCTGGTGATGCTCTCATTATAGTTCAAGCTGACAACGTGGTAATCGATGGTTTTACGGTGGAAGGAAATAGCGCAGGTCCGGGTATTACTTTGCCCACATCTGCGGGTGCTCCACTTTCCGGACATTGGATCTTTAATAATATCATACGGAACAATGTATTCGGACTTTACCTTAATTCAAGCGGAACCAATTATACGCAAGTAAGGAACAACTTTTTCGATAATAATAACCAAGTGGGAGTTGCCAACGCGAATGGTATCTACAGTGATCAAGGAATTAGTAATGCTTTGATCGACAATAATTTATTTAAAAACCATGTGGGCACATCCATTAACTTTGCTTTCGCAGGAATTCCAGCAAACCATGTGGTCGTCTCGCGCAACCAAATTACCGATGCTGCCATTAGATTACTTGAAACCGAAGATATTAAAATCTATGACAACATTATATCAAGTCAGGTTGGCAGTGGGATCTTCTTTGCTGGCGGAACCAATCGGACTGAAATCGAAGGCAACCAGATTTTAAACAATTTAACTAGGGGAATTGCCGTTACCCTCCAGCTTGGAGAAACCACGAATCCCAACACGAACATCCGGGCTAAACATAATTCCATTGTAGGAAATGCTACTGGTTTAGAGGTTGAAACGGGTGCTTATGATGTTACAGGCGCTAACCGTTTCCTCGATGCAACTGAAAACTGGTGGGGAAGTTCAACCGGTCCTACCTATGTATTAAACCCCCTTGGAACAGGTGATGCTGTCTTTGATCCGGACGATGTCGCTATCGTTATCCCGTTCCTTCGTGATGATCCACTTCAAGAACCTCCAGGAACATGTGTCATTCAACCCCTTGTAAGAGAAGCTAGTGCGTCGACAAGGACTTTTGTAGCTGCCACAAAGGCTGCTGCAGCTACGGCAGCGAGAACCAATGCGGGAACGCTTGCTCAAGCGATCGGCAACCTGCCAGGCGTCTGGCCGGAAATCCGTGACTATGAAGCACCAAATAATGCTTCACTTTTTGGGGAACCTGCGATTGTTTGGGAAGATTTTAGTGCCGCTCCAGGAGAACTACGTTATTTTTCTCAAGCTTTTCAAGATGTAAGTAATTTCCCAACAAGTCATGTTGTTTTTGCTACAGTTTTTACTGATAATGCTCACAGATTGTTTATTGAAGAATATGACGCTGGCGGAGCCCTTGTTCAATCTATCACCCCGCCTGGAGGATTAAATGATGGACTCATGATAGCAGCAGCTGGTACTACTACGGATACGACTCCTCCGTTGAACTGGCAAAAATTACGACAGTATTCAAAGGTGTTCACTCCAACTCAATCAGGAAACTTCATCGTCATCACTGTAGAAGCACTTAATTATAACAGCCTTGGTCCGAACAATCCTGCGGGTGTATCCTTTGTAGCAGATTTTTATAAAAACAATCTTTAA
- a CDS encoding GNAT family N-acetyltransferase, which translates to MRFNQKEFYINNLRYIIRSAIEKDAKNLSEVRLQVDGETEYLDREQGEAYIDETGFKKLIKDDTESISNLFLVAVVDEKIVGFSRCEGYKLKRMSHQVEFGVCILKEYWGYGIGKNLLKESIHWADSNHFKKITLRVLETNDKAIRLYKKYGFEVEGILKNDKILSDGKYYNTILMARFNG; encoded by the coding sequence ATGAGATTTAATCAAAAAGAATTTTACATTAATAATTTACGTTATATTATAAGGTCTGCAATAGAGAAAGATGCGAAAAACTTATCTGAAGTAAGATTGCAAGTAGATGGAGAAACAGAATATCTAGACAGAGAACAAGGTGAGGCGTATATAGATGAAACAGGATTTAAAAAGTTAATTAAAGATGATACAGAAAGTATTAGCAATCTTTTTTTAGTTGCTGTAGTTGATGAAAAAATTGTAGGTTTTTCAAGGTGTGAAGGGTACAAATTGAAAAGAATGTCTCATCAAGTAGAATTTGGAGTCTGTATATTAAAAGAATATTGGGGATATGGTATAGGAAAAAACCTATTAAAAGAGTCTATCCACTGGGCTGATTCAAACCATTTTAAGAAAATAACTTTGAGAGTTCTTGAAACTAATGATAAAGCTATAAGGCTTTATAAAAAATATGGTTTTGAAGTAGAGGGCATTTTAAAAAATGATAAAATTCTATCTGACGGGAAATACTATAATACCATATTGATGGCAAGGTTTAATGGATAA
- a CDS encoding zinc-dependent alcohol dehydrogenase family protein — protein sequence MKAVTFLGPSKIEVMEKPKPKIEKETDVIVKVTKTTICGTDLHILAGHVPTVEEGRILGHEGVGVVEEVGSGVKNFKKGDRVLISCITSCGKCENCKQGLYAHCEEGGWILGNLIDGTQTEYVRIPYADNSLYHIPEGADEEALVMLSDILPTGFEIGVLNGKVQPGQTVAIIGAGPVGMAALLTAQFYSPAELIMVDLDDNRLEVAKKFGATKVVNSGEGNAVEKIMELTGGKGVDVAIEAVGLPVTFDICQEILKPGGRIANVGVHGQSVDLHIEKLWTLNITLTTGLVSTTSTPMLLKTVQSKKLQPEQLITHRFAFSDIMKAYDVFKNAAKEKAIKVIISND from the coding sequence ATGAAAGCTGTCACATTTCTAGGACCAAGTAAAATAGAAGTAATGGAAAAACCAAAACCGAAAATTGAAAAAGAGACGGATGTAATTGTTAAAGTTACAAAAACAACTATTTGCGGTACGGATTTACATATTCTTGCTGGACATGTTCCTACTGTAGAAGAAGGCCGAATATTAGGCCATGAAGGTGTAGGGGTTGTTGAAGAAGTTGGTTCAGGTGTAAAAAATTTCAAGAAAGGTGACAGAGTGCTGATTTCTTGTATAACCTCCTGCGGAAAATGCGAAAATTGCAAACAAGGGTTGTATGCTCATTGTGAAGAGGGAGGTTGGATATTAGGAAATTTAATTGATGGAACCCAAACAGAGTATGTAAGGATACCATACGCCGATAACAGTCTTTACCATATCCCGGAAGGCGCAGATGAAGAGGCTCTCGTTATGCTTAGTGATATTCTTCCAACAGGCTTTGAAATCGGTGTGTTAAACGGAAAAGTTCAGCCGGGGCAAACAGTAGCAATTATAGGTGCCGGTCCCGTAGGAATGGCGGCACTATTAACTGCTCAATTTTATTCACCTGCGGAGTTAATAATGGTTGATTTAGACGATAACCGGTTAGAAGTTGCGAAAAAATTTGGTGCAACGAAAGTGGTCAATAGTGGCGAAGGCAATGCTGTTGAAAAAATTATGGAATTAACCGGTGGAAAAGGTGTAGACGTCGCGATAGAAGCGGTCGGACTTCCTGTTACATTTGATATTTGCCAAGAAATTCTAAAACCGGGTGGCCGTATAGCCAATGTTGGTGTCCATGGGCAAAGTGTCGATCTTCATATTGAAAAATTATGGACATTAAACATTACACTGACAACCGGTCTTGTCAGCACAACTTCTACACCAATGTTATTAAAAACCGTTCAGTCAAAAAAATTGCAGCCGGAACAATTAATTACTCACCGCTTTGCTTTTTCAGATATTATGAAAGCTTATGATGTATTTAAAAATGCAGCAAAAGAAAAAGCAATAAAAGTCATTATATCCAACGATTAA